From Solanum lycopersicum chromosome 4, SLM_r2.1:
CCTCACCTTGGATTATCTTGGCTAAGAATTGATCATGGTGCAGCCCCATCACAATTGGAAGTGCTCCGAGTCTCCTCCGTTGTCCTTATCCGGGTCTTTAGATTTATCGCACATATCCTTGATCGACCTATTGTACACCACAAGAGATTTGAAAATAACACGAGAAGTGATAAAAGATTATCTGAATAAAGGGAAGTAATTAATTCAGTAACCTTAATTAAGCTAATCAGtttaaaagtaacaaaaaatgTTACTAAttctttgtcaaaaaaaatttctctgtcaaaaaaaaaaagtaacaaaagaTGTTACTAATTAGAGGTGTAAAATCATCTTCTGAGGTTCTATTAAGCTGGAGTTGTCGGGATCTTTTTCTTGAATCATATTAGGAGAAAATACgtgtaaatgaaaaataaaactagctatttgacatattttcttttcaatcatagtaaagagtaaaaaaataaaggtaGTCTGATGCACAAAACATACACAGGGTCCGGGGAAGGACTGCACCCCAAAGGGTGTGGTGTAAACATGCTACCCTGATGCAAGCATTAGTGGTTGCTTCTATGGCTCAAACTCGTACCTATAGGTCACACTTAAATAACTTCACACCGTTTAAAGACTTCCGTTCCGAGTTAACATTACATTTGTAAACTAATTAAAAGCATTGTCATTTTCCATTGAACTCTTAAGGTTTTAGTCTTCCATAAAGAGTTGAAGAGATTGGAGTTCTCTCTTCCATTGAAGTAGAAGGTTTCGGCCTCCCTTTAACCAGCTGAATTCAGATTAAATAATCCTTTCAAAAAGATCCTAACAATTCACATTATATGAAAATACTAAAATCTGACAATACACGTGACACAGTCATAATgtgaaaacattaaataaacgTGACAATCCACATTAGACTACACATGGCACAGGCTCAAATGTGAGAACATTAAGTTAATGTGACATACACGTGACATAGACTCATAATATGAGAGCATTACATTAATGTGACAATACACGTGAAAAAAAGACTCTTGCATCTACTATAAATTACACTACCGTTCCTCTCAAAATTCCTCAGGCTTGTTCAgccaaaatatctttttttgcAATGGAAAAGAGGACCAGCAAGGGTAAGCAAAAGATTGAAATGGAACTGATGGAAGCACACGCTTCGACTTTCTCGAGAAGGAAAAAACCTTGTTCAAGAAAGCGGGTGAGCTTTCAACTCTGACCGAGGCAGATGTTGCTGTTCTGCTCATTTCACCTAGCGGAAAACCATATTCCTATGGCTCCACTAGTATAAAAGAAGTATTTCATAAATATCGTGAATTGAAATCAGCCGATCATCAACGCGATCATGCTGATGTGGGAAAATGAAATGTCTGAGTCATTTGATGATCATCTGTCTCTTGCTGTTGGTAAATCAAGCAGTAAATGCCTTACAATATAAGTAGACTACTTAGTGTCAATTCTGTTCTAATTTTCATTCTaaaaatttcttgatttatattcAGAGCTTTCAACCAAAACAACATGCATGATGGATTGTGAAGCTGCTGATATTTTGCAAGGAATCCAAGAGAACATGGTGGTATTGTCTGATGATCCAGCCATAAAACTACCTGTGTAAGGGAGTGCATGCTTGACATTCTAACAATTTTCTTGTCATGATATCCACTTTTCTTGTCTCTGTTGCTTCCTTCTTGTGGAAAACTAGTGATGAGAGTTAAGTTGTCTTGGGTTTGACTTTGTTTGCTACCAGTTCATTTGACAGGGGATTGGCATATGGTCAAAGGATCAGGCTTTATGATAATCCCCAGGCTGTTGAACAAATACTTGGGTATCCTTgaccttttattatttaaaaaaagagaaattttttgTGGCTTGTTATACTTGTCTCTTGAAAATTTTCTAGTGCTGGTTTTCACTTAACTCAGATCAGGCCTCTAAAACAGCATGGCGTTTCTGATGGGGAGGTATTGAATTTCGACCTGTTTATACTTTGATCTTTTACATGTGAGgcaatgttttcatattttattgttgtatGGATGCAGCTTTGCATGATTGCCAACTTTCCCTTGGAATCTGTTGATGAAGTGTTTGCTTTTGTTCCCTCATTTAAGGTATGGACTGTACTGTTCTGGATATTGTTTTTGTTCTAATGACATGGCTACACAAAGCATTGCAAGTGTCAATCCGGCATATCAAGAGTCCATCCTcccaaattttcagatttgacaGATAGGAATGAATACATTTGGGTATTGAGGTTGCTTCCAACTGCTGCTATTAAGTGAATTTTAAGTTTGACTAGACAGAATTTCTTAAATTGTTCCCTTAGATGGTGAAGATGGTATATGCTCATTTCTGCACAAAGAGCTAATATATTAGTGGAACGAGTACTGCTGTTAGTTTAACTTATCCAGAaccccacacaaaaaaaaaagaagaggaaaaggaATTATTGCTTTCGTTTTCAAATCTATTTCCAGTGTCGAGCTTGTGTAGAATGGTTGCGTCATTGGTTTCACTGCCATTTCTTAGGTGTCTGACAGCATTAATTGCTATCTCTTTTGAGGTTCTGGGCAAGTACTGTATGAATGTTTGCTCTATCTATATCACTTCAATAAATTTGTGTATTTAGCATTGTATTAAAATGTGGTCTGCCGCTGCTGCGAAACATTGCAGAATAGAAAGAGCAAGCTGAGAGTTCCCCTCGAGAATGTCTTGGCTGAACTAACCAAACTTAGAAAGGCAGCATAAATGGCTCAAGAGGAGCATTTTATGGTAATGTCATTATTCTAGTTTTGATCCTCTATCATTCAAATAAGACTTCCAACTGCACAAAGATGATTTTGTTCCAAGACAATTCACTTACAGCTGTCATTACGCTAAATGCAGGTACTCGTCCAGAGGGTTCTGCATGTCTTACTGAAGGTCATGCCCAACAGTTGAGCAGCCAGCAACTGTTGTCGTCTTTCTTCTTCTGTCTTCTGTCTTTCTTTTGTCTAGTTATTAGCTAGGATTTCATTGCTTCAGTGTCAACCTGTTAGCTGGCTGATTCCCAAAAGGAAGATGCCCTCAAATTATCCTaccaagaaacaaaaaaaaggaagcGTTCCTATGTTCACAACCCAGCCAGAGGCGGatccaaaatttgaagtttGTCGGTTTCTATTATGATCTCAAATTAATATGTTCTAGTAGCTGAGTTCAAGTCAAATATTTAGTGAGTTTCGTAGTTCTTAGATTTTGCAGAAAAATGGAAACAAAAACTTGAAGTGTAGCCTTGTTCTTGTGCTTATGCAAAAGCTTTCAGTCAGATGATTGAAAGAGTGTAGGCCCTTCATTGTTACAAAATCAGCTTTGTCTTGGTTTATGTTTCTGTGTCCAATTTTCtctgttattttagtttgactAAAGTATCATATTGCTGATTGAAGGTAATTCTCATGTATAAAATGTCACATCTTAATTTAAAACTTGAATAAGTAATGTGTAACAAACTTACAACCCAACCAGCTGTAATGGTAACAAGAATATTATCGATAGAATTCCACCAATTTCTCCCGCTGCAAGAGCTCCTACATCCAATGGTGCTAAATATGCCCCCAACTAATATGCAATTTTCACATGGAAAAGATTAGTTTTTCTCCATGATTGCTAGATATTACTTGCAATAGTTAGGTCTAAAATTTGAAGGAAACAAATAATCTACTTACCCTTGGGATGGAAAACTTCATATGTACAAGCACGAGTAAAGATAATAACAACATTCCCATAGTGATCTCATAAGTGAAGTATGGAAAGTGTAGTGAGTATACACACCTTACCCCTAGTAAAAGTAGAGAGGTTATTTTCAATACGGACTCTTAACTCAAATGAAAGCATatcaaaacaaatttgaaaaggAAATACAGTAGTGAAGAAGTCATGCCTTAATATAACTTAAGTTATAAATGTCTGAACTCTGAGtataaatcatcaaagtttGGTACATAAGTTGTACACACAATACTCATAGCTACTTTTTCTTCTGAGATGACTTTTTAACATATCACTATAGAACCTATCCTATGTAGTATACTTTCATGTTTTCACTCTAGAATAACCAAGCATCCCAAAGAAGAATCAATAACACTGATATCCAACTGTTCTGCAACCTAAAACCTGATGAAGAAGCATAATCACTAACCCCAACAAGAAATCTGCACTCTCCGATCGAAGGATTCAAGAAAGTAACCATCCCGAGCCCATCAAAATCACAGCTCCGCGGATTCTGCTTTTGGAGCTGATAGTAGCTGTTGAATGCATATGATATATTACCCTTTGCTCCAATCTCGTTACACGATCCTCCATAGTTAAGGGTCGTGCAATCTGCATAACTACAAGCAAGTCTAACGTGGTTGGTTACTTCAGCAAGATCTTTCATAGGGTTTGCAATACACCACCTATATGGAAGATACTCAACATCTTTTGCGTTCTTTAGTAGACCATTTCCGAGGTTCAACGGATATTTCGACTGGCCATCGAAGGAGAAAATGCCCCAGTGTCTTTCAAAGTTACCCGGGAGCACACTTTTTGCACCTTCATCGAGAAGACTGAAAAGATAAACATCCATGGGGGGGACTTGTGGCCTAAGAGGAGTTCCTTTGTTACTGAGAACATGATTCACTAGGCCTTGGTTGAAGACCCTTGCAGCTGTAAGATTAGCACCGAGGGCTCCATCGGTAGGCCAACCTACCTCTCCTATAACTATAGGCATCTGACCATATCCGATTTTTGCAAGGGCAGCTATTAAAGTGTCTAAATTTCCATCAAACGCGTTATAGTAGACATTGGGCCCGTCGGTCACAGCATGTGTTGTCCCTTCAAAAAAAGCATAATCTTGAGGGAAGTCTGAGTTTCCATATAGGCTGAGGAATGGATAAATATTTACCACGAATGGTGAACCATTGGAGTTCAGAAGTGAAACCATCTGTGTTATGATCGGAGTCAATTCGGGTCTGAAGGTTCCTTGTGATGGAAGGGAAGACTCATAGGCATCAGCATTGCATGGGACTACCAGCTTTACATTCCTAGCAAGATTTGCTTTGGCCAAAGACTGTAGCAAATTCGTCATAGCTGGGACGACGTATGATTGATACTGACCAGAATAACTTGTAAGAAAAGGTTCATTTCCAACAGCAACATACCTGTGTTGATGTATAGCTGTCATTAgccaaagagagagaaaatgagaagaaaCAAGAGAATGACATAGTATATGCTGGAAACTGGAATCACccatgaaaaataaagagaaggaagaaGGTACTTTTATAGCTATGAAATTTTCAGACAAGGGATGCAACAGTGATCAAGTGTCGTTTTCTGCATAAACCATAAACAACTTAACATGGCATTTGACTACTACTAGGCCACACTCTTGGGTGAACGATATTTTGTACTCTTTAAAGCTAAAGGTAAATGAAATTCCAGCACTGCCTAACATGCTTTGTTATTATTACGGAAACGAGTATTGATCTTTTTCGTTCCCCACCCCTCAATTTTTTAACTAGCTATGGAATTGAATTTCGCTCTATCAATTCTGTCACTCTTATCTACAAGAGCAGCAAACTCCACTTCTGAAACCAGAGAAAAGATCATATCGGCAACAGCAAGTGAAGTCTGAAATGCCACAGAAGCAAGCCTTGGCTTAGCTGCATTATCTTCCTACTGATGTCATACTAGACTCCATTATGACCTAAGGGTGAGTGAAATACCTTAAGCCCCGAAGTAAATTCCCCTTTCTTCCCTCTCGACAAGGAACTCATGTAGAGGAATTCATTTTTCTACTGAAAGTGCTTTTGATAGGGAATAGCCTTGCCTTAACTGAGAAAGGCTATGTCTGTAAGTGTAAAAAACTACACATTAAAGGGCTTAATTTTGGCTACTTTAATATCTTTATTTGGATGATACTGGTGAACGTCATGAGAAAGGAGGTTATAGTAGTACTACTAGTCATCTACCTCATTTATTATATGGTGATTGTAATCACTAATCTCTTACCATTTCAAGGTGATGTATCCCCTGCTGCTAATATAAATAGAAAGAGTGTTGAGCCAAATTGGGTGATGGAATGTAATAATGTGGCCATAAGATGTTTTTTTAGTGAATCAAAAGATGGATTTTTAACACAGTTTACTACCAAAAAgttacataatataaatatctaCCAGGAACTAGAACAGAATATTGCAAGAACTAACACAAAAATATCTTGTAAAAGCTCACTCTAAGAACTTCAATGACAGAATCCAAGAATCCAGAGACACAACAACCACGTATATGAACAATTGCAGTTCGAATGTTTGAAGAATCAAAGCCCTTCATTTCCTCTAATAGCATAAAAATGGAGGTAAAGACAAGAGTCGGCATTACATAGGTAAAACACATAAAGATTG
This genomic window contains:
- the LOC101254374 gene encoding DNA-directed RNA polymerases IV and V subunit 4 — translated: MAEKGGKGFSLPKSGKSSLKSPASKGKDDSSAKSKRGRKVQFDSEGSLDTNSTKSNGKADIPSFKGDLGKAGKGEKAGSAGKSQKAKAPDPLELRVEQELSTKTTCMMDCEAADILQGIQENMVVLSDDPAIKLPVSFDRGLAYGQRIRLYDNPQAVEQILGPLKQHGVSDGELCMIANFPLESVDEVFAFVPSFKNRKSKLRVPLENVLAELTKLRKAA
- the LOC101254079 gene encoding glucan endo-1,3-beta-glucosidase 5 yields the protein MGFKKMALITHLPKQEQTLFSFVAVSVLLFLCWGVIEVESGIGVNWGTISLHKMSPFTVVDLLKQNKIQKVKLFDADPAVMKGLMGSGLEVMVGIPNDMLAGLSSSTSAADLWVAQNVSRYIVKGGVNIKYVAVGNEPFLTSYSGQYQSYVVPAMTNLLQSLAKANLARNVKLVVPCNADAYESSLPSQGTFRPELTPIITQMVSLLNSNGSPFVVNIYPFLSLYGNSDFPQDYAFFEGTTHAVTDGPNVYYNAFDGNLDTLIAALAKIGYGQMPIVIGEVGWPTDGALGANLTAARVFNQGLVNHVLSNKGTPLRPQVPPMDVYLFSLLDEGAKSVLPGNFERHWGIFSFDGQSKYPLNLGNGLLKNAKDVEYLPYRWCIANPMKDLAEVTNHVRLACSYADCTTLNYGGSCNEIGAKGNISYAFNSYYQLQKQNPRSCDFDGLGMVTFLNPSIGECRFLVGVSDYASSSGFRLQNSWISVLLILLWDAWLF